A window of Chitinophagales bacterium contains these coding sequences:
- a CDS encoding GxxExxY protein, with product MQYEEITRKVIGCAMKVHSQLGNGFQEVIYQRALAVEFRKGNIEFEREMEMDIFYDDEIIGTRRVDFFVEGRVMVELKAVIEMVDAHLAQAKNYLEAYNMEIGLLINFGAPSLQFRRLYNKKFTTFRTQSK from the coding sequence ATGCAGTATGAAGAAATCACCAGAAAGGTAATAGGATGTGCAATGAAAGTACACAGCCAACTTGGAAATGGGTTTCAAGAGGTTATTTACCAACGGGCCCTCGCGGTGGAGTTTAGGAAGGGAAATATAGAATTTGAACGGGAAATGGAGATGGATATATTCTACGATGATGAGATTATAGGAACCCGGAGAGTTGATTTTTTTGTGGAAGGTAGGGTAATGGTTGAGTTAAAAGCAGTGATTGAAATGGTGGATGCACATCTTGCTCAGGCCAAAAACTATCTTGAGGCTTACAACATGGAAATTGGTCTTTTGATTAACTTTGGAGCACCCAGTCTTCAGTTTCGAAGATTATATAATAAAAAATTTACAACTTTTAGAACCCAATCCAAATGA
- a CDS encoding PorP/SprF family type IX secretion system membrane protein, producing the protein MKLSRTIWTILFVAGLAVSGRGQDLHFSQFMNSPLSTNPANTGFIPDGDYRLGVNYRNQWSAIMTLPYKTMSAFGDVQLMKNQIETGWLGAGMLILHDVAGSGNLTSSKVYGSVAYHQMLGYSSLLSAGFNVGWAGKRINTTNLKFPDQFDGKFFDNKLPTAVQLDNTSVNYLDLQLGLNYAYFPTEAIYVNAGYSAMHVNRARESFFNATAGVDNRISVRHNAFVNASFMLNDQWILNPNIYFSTQARSSEIVGGLNAQYNLSGDGEQQLIGGVYYRHQDAVIPMIGIQWKDIRATFTYDATISTLKNYNNTRGAFEFSLIKQGVLNSFSGGEKRSFKCPSFRL; encoded by the coding sequence ATGAAGTTGAGCAGAACCATATGGACGATTTTGTTTGTTGCCGGGCTTGCGGTGAGCGGTCGGGGTCAGGACCTGCATTTTTCGCAGTTCATGAACTCGCCCTTGTCAACCAATCCGGCCAACACAGGGTTTATTCCGGATGGGGATTACCGTTTGGGAGTAAATTACCGCAATCAGTGGTCGGCCATCATGACCCTGCCCTATAAGACAATGAGTGCGTTTGGCGATGTGCAGTTGATGAAGAACCAGATTGAAACTGGATGGTTAGGCGCCGGTATGCTCATATTGCATGATGTGGCCGGTAGTGGTAACCTTACTTCTTCTAAAGTGTATGGATCGGTCGCCTATCATCAAATGCTCGGCTATTCCAGTCTCTTGTCAGCAGGCTTTAATGTGGGTTGGGCCGGCAAGCGTATCAATACCACCAATCTGAAATTCCCCGATCAGTTTGACGGAAAATTCTTTGATAATAAACTCCCGACCGCAGTACAGCTTGATAATACAAGTGTCAATTACCTTGACCTGCAACTGGGTTTGAATTATGCCTATTTCCCCACAGAAGCCATTTATGTCAATGCCGGCTATTCTGCCATGCATGTGAACCGGGCAAGGGAATCATTCTTTAATGCAACAGCCGGGGTGGATAACCGGATCTCCGTACGGCATAATGCCTTTGTGAATGCCAGTTTTATGCTGAATGATCAATGGATACTCAATCCCAATATTTATTTCAGCACGCAGGCACGCTCCAGCGAGATCGTAGGTGGATTGAATGCCCAATACAACCTTTCCGGGGATGGTGAACAACAACTGATCGGTGGGGTCTATTACCGACACCAGGATGCCGTGATACCAATGATCGGAATTCAATGGAAGGATATTCGTGCCACCTTTACCTACGATGCCACGATCTCTACACTTAAAAATTACAACAATACACGCGGGGCTTTTGAATTCTCCCTGATCAAACAGGGTGTGTTGAATAGCTTTAGTGGGGGTGAGAAAAGGAGTTTCAAGTGCCCTTCATTTCGTCTTTGA